One Citrus sinensis cultivar Valencia sweet orange chromosome 5, DVS_A1.0, whole genome shotgun sequence genomic window, AAGCTGACCCACGTATGTTAATGGCATCTTAAAGCACTGCTAATTCCCAAGAAGCGTGTATGTTGATGATTTAATCATCTGGGAAGGCTATTTGGTGGGAAATTGCGTAATGGGTTCTTCCTCAACAACTTTGTTTCCCTGCACAAGGTCAGATAGATAGTAGAGGTTAGATATTTTGCTCTTCCCAATAACACTTAATCAGTCggttttcaataaatttatagcCTGAATATTGCATATTGAAAATACTTGAATCAGTTGTATACCTATTAATATCTTGGCCATCACCCTGCTTGACCTGGAACAAATTTGAAGACTTGCCAATCTCGTTTCTTGTTGTATCCGTTCtggtagatttttttttttttttagaacaaAATTAGCTACAGATTGACGAAAATCGTCTAATccaatcaatttcattataACTTTGTGAGGAACTACTCTCAACTGAACTATTTAAGTGATCATCTGAGTCTGAATGCATGTGTCCATGTGATATAAAGTGtgtaattattgtaaatagTCTGACACTTAAAATAAGTCTAATTACTCACTCGGCACATTCTTCGTCAATAAACACTTCAATATGGTCACTTGTGGTTGCCCCTCCAACTCCAGGCCCTGGCCTTTGCGGAATCTGAAAGAAGTGGGAACTTAAATGGGTTAGATGTCGTTTCCAGATCCTTGCGagggccaaaaaaaaaaaaaaagtgtgttttGGGGATATGTAAAACCTTGCACGATGTCCACTTAGCAGGCtttgcattattttctttatttctctcaGCTTGAGCTCCAAGAGTGAGCCAGGAATTACATTCTGTCTTAGAGTTATCAGGTTGATGACACGACGTGATATCAACATTTGTATCTTTGTAAACACTAAATGGAGCCCTGTGATTCctgaaaaaaacaaagagcaagttaaatgaaaatatatatttaacatatcttaaatgaaaaacaacAGCAACTcgtaaaaagagaaaagaaagcaTGGAAAAGATGCTCAAACAAGAGTTACCAAGGTTGAGACAATAAAAACTACAGAAATTCACATCAACCATGAGAATATGGAAGATATTTACTTCAATTCAGGGACACCGAACACCAAAAGAATCAATAAAGCAGTTTGACGTGAAAATATGGGAGAAacttaacattaaataaactttagtTTACATAGACAACAATTTGGTCtgtcagaaaaataaatatatcataatataaggaaaaatgaaaCCGTCTTGTTTTCTAAACCAACATTATTACAGACATTAGTTAATGTGATGAAACGAGCAATATAATCTTTACCCATCTGGCTTCAACTTTTTCCTCTGCATATCAGAACTCTGCATGGCCTGCCTTCCTGCAAAATAGAAATACTTCATATATCCTGCAAAATCTTTAGAGGCATAGACAACAATATGACTTACGATTTTCCTCCCTGGCCAGGACAGTTCCAAAGCTTCTGACAGGTAAGTGATTTTCCTTTGAGTCCTcctatatttgaaaaaattagaaacaaaaatttagtaGTAAGTTGTAGTGGAAAGTTAAATCACATCAACTTAGTCAAGAAATCACGTACGTCGATGACTTGTGTTTTTCTCATTGAGCGTACAAGAAATTTCTTGTAGGCATCCTTCAACTTTTCTGTTGGTTGAGCATTCCTGTCATAGTGCAAATTTCTCAAATGACTGCAATATTAATGGTTTGACTATGCTGGagcataattaattttcagatGGGGATAATATGTTGTCACAACTCACTCATGTGTCAGGTTAATGTCAATCTAACACAGCTGACTGCAAtactcaaaagaaaattctagTAATCGACCATGTATATTTGCTTGAAGTGAATGAAATATCAGAAAGAGAGCTTACCTAGATATCCCAAGACTGAATAAGTCATTTGCGGCTTTCATCTTGGACTTGGATTCCATGTGCAAAGCATATGCTATGTAGTACACAGAATGTGTCTTCCCAATATCATTTGCATCAAGGAAACTGAAGATGACTTGTGCATCAATACAATTTTCAGCCTACAATGCCAATTTATTCATAACAagatcaactaattaatttcagTAGTTAAAAACCACAACAGGAAGATGGGAATAAAGCAAAAAAGGGAACCCACATATTCCAACCAGACATTGAGGTAGCGCAGATCATCCTTATAGCACTGTGAATGCCAAAATCTGCGGACACATTGTTCGTATATCACAACCAATCCCGAGCTGTCTCCACCAGCTGGAAATGCCTCTTGAACCCATTTGATACACCTTCAACATGTAATTCAAAGAATATCAAGtctgaaatgaaacaaatccTAGAACATTAAGAGTATGCTCGGGATAGAGGGGATTGGGGACAGGTGTTGTGGCTTTTATTTAAGTCAATGTTAATGTGGAACGGAAGCACTA contains:
- the LOC102617943 gene encoding mitotic spindle checkpoint protein BUBR1, which encodes MDPETEFLASKKETGNEWELFKENVRPLKRGRNIRLLNDALASHNSFNLKKSLLDNRRRLIEAIDKYEGDDPLQPWLECIKWVQEAFPAGGDSSGLVVIYEQCVRRFWHSQCYKDDLRYLNVWLEYAENCIDAQVIFSFLDANDIGKTHSVYYIAYALHMESKSKMKAANDLFSLGISRNAQPTEKLKDAYKKFLVRSMRKTQVIDEDSKENHLPVRSFGTVLAREENRRQAMQSSDMQRKKLKPDGNHRAPFSVYKDTNVDITSCHQPDNSKTECNSWLTLGAQAERNKENNAKPAKWTSCKIPQRPGPGVGGATTSDHIEVFIDEECAETDTTRNEIGKSSNLFQVKQGDGQDINRETKLLRKNPLRNFPPNSLPR